AATCTTCTGATCTCGCCCATCCAAGCACACTATCTGATGTATCTTTAAATGCTATTATTTTAAATATCTCAAATTGTTTGCCATCTAATGAATAGCCGTCCAACTGGCGGTTGATAATTTTTATTGGGTGTTTTGTTTTAAGAGTAACGGGAGGTTTACTTAAGAAGCTATCATTGTAAACATAGTAGTTTAAAACATTTAATGGTGCAAATGCTGATTTATCAAAGAATTTGAATATATCCTCCGGAGCTTGGACATCGTAATAACTTAATTTTCCATAGGGGGTTTCTATAGAGAAATAAGCGTTTATTTCATTTTGTACAATCCATAAACTATCTTCGTTTTGGTACCAATTACCTTTTTTAGCGATCAGCCGTATATAATCATAATCTAACTCATCTTTATAGACAGCGGCCTCAAGCGTGGAATCACTTTTTATAGGCAGAGAATACAAATGCAAACTGTCGCCGGAAAGCCGGGCGAAGTTAAAATCAGGTTGGGTTACAACACCGGTGTCCGGTGAAGCAGTGGGCAGGGGCTGGCTGGTGGTTTGTGCCGGCTGAGCGATGTTATGGTCTCCGTACTGCTGCCACCAGATGAAATATCCCAAGGCGGCAAAGAACATCACAAAGACAGAGCTTATGATCAATACTTTTTTCATGCTTCTGAACTATTTATAGATCATTCACCGTTTGGGTCTGTAGCCCAGCACTTTCGCCGGCAAAAGCAGAATGGCCCGGAGCAAAGCAAAAAGCGCCTCAAAAGTTATTCCTATCAGCCGGAACGGCAGTAAAACCAGCCATATCAATGGCCACAGGATCAAAGCAATGATGGCCAGCGGCCAGCAAAGGACCAGCAGGATAAGCCAGACAATAAATGTGAACATTTATATATCCTCACTCGGTTACTGCATTGAATTATTCCTCTAAAGAAGCATCTTTGCTGTAAAAGGGAACGACCTCGTCCTTGTAAAACCACAGACTGTCCTCGTTCTGGTACCAGTCGCCTTTCCTGGTTATCAGCTGGATGCGGTCATTGTCCAGTTCATCCTTGTACAGGACGGTCTCCAGGGTGGAGTCGCTTTTGACAGGCAGGGAATAAAGGTGAAGGCTGTCGCCGGTAAGCCGGGCGAAGTTGAACTCCGGCCCGGCAGTTTGGCCGGTGTCCGCGGGGGCCGGGGAGGCCGGTTGGACAACGGTCTGCTCGGCTAGCGCAGGCTGTTCACCGGCCTGGTATATCCGGTGCTGCCGCCAGATGAAAAAAGTCAGGACCACAAAGAACAGCCCAAAGGCCGCAATTACTATGATGGGTTTTTTCATAAAACGCCGCTCATTTCTTTTTATACTTCATCTTCATCCCCAGCAGGATGAAATTCAGCACCAAGGTGACGCTGTTGGCCAGGATGATCGGCCATTCGCGGATGATTATACCATAAACCAGCCAGAATATCAGCCCCAGGGTGAACAACAGCATGAAGGCCAGGTTGAAGTCCTCGGCCCGCCTGGTCTGGTAGGTCTTGATCACCTGGGGCAGGAAGCTGACGGTGGTAAGGAGGCCGGCTAAGAAGCCGATGGTTTTGATTAGCATGATTGGGTAAATCCGAATTTGTTTGAAGATAGCGATACCATGAATGGTATCGCTGGGTTTCATCAAGGCCTCACGCGAGGCCTAACCATGCCATAGGCTTCAAAGAAGCCTTGATGTTTTTCAGCGATAGGCTTCAGCCTATCGCTGAATATGCAGTCCAGCGCTCCCTTCGACAAGCTCAGGGTGCGCTTTGCGTCCCTGCGGCCTTGTGCTTATGGTGCGCTTTACGGTTGAAAAGAGAGGGTGGGTCAGTGTTTCTCTATGAACTCGTCCAGCTTACGGTGCCACTGGTCTGGCTCAAAGGTCCCGGGCGCGGTCTCCTGGCCGAACAGCAGGTCTATCAGGTAGCGCGGGCGTTTGCCGCCGATGTGCATGGATTTGATGCAGGAGATGCAGTAGACCGCCACGTCCTCCGCCGGCATCTCGCCTGCCCGCTTGGCCATCTGCTCCTTTACCTGTTCCACCGGGATGGCCCCGTAAAAGCTGTCGCCGCAGCAGGTGCTCTTTGTTCCCGTGTGCTTGGGTTCTGCCAGTTCTATGTTCATCTTCTTCAGCAGGGTCCGGACGGCTTTGTGCACCCGCTGCTGGTCCCGGGTGGGGCAGGCGTCCAATATGGACATCCGCTGACCTTTATAGTCGGGGAAGGGGAAGGTGTTGCTTTGGGCCAGGATCTCCCACAGCGAGACGGTGGTGCTGTTCGCGTAATCGTTGCGGAACCGCTTGTCGCAGCCGGGGCAGATGTTGATGACCTCGGTCTTGACCGGCAGCTGCGGGTCGTGATGACAGCAGACCATCAGCATGTCCATTGGGCCCAGGCTTTGGTTAAGCAGGGCGTGCAGTCTTTTGGCGGACTCCGGCTTGTACAGCATCAGGCCGCAGCCGGGGGCGAAGGCTTGTTTTATTTTGTTTGATGGAGTGGAGGGCATGGGGGATTTTGGTGGGTTGTTTTTTACTTATCAGCGATACCGTGAACGGTATCGCTACAAATCATCCCGCCAAAGGCGGATCTTCGACAAGGCTTTTGCCAAAGCCTACGGTCTTCTGTTATCCCTCTCCGCATCGGGGAGGGGCAGGCGATGCACTGAGCAGAGCCGAAGTGGGTTAGGTCAGTACCAAGCTTAAACTGCGAAACTATTCTTCAAACCTTTTTCCCAATATACCGTTTATTCTTTCCCCCGCAGTTCTGGCATACCGGCCGGTGCACGCACAGCAGGGAGACGCATTTGGGGCAGGCCCATTTTTCTTTTTCGGTTCGCAGGAAAGCCTTGATGCCGGCCTTTTCTATGGCCTGCAGTTTCTCCAGCATACTCATCCCGTATTTGGTCCGGTAGCGCTTGTCAAGGTGTTTTAGCCGGGGGCAGGGGAACTTGGCGCAAGAGAAGCAGAACCTTTTGCCGGAAAGACGCTCCGGGCAAAGCTTGATCCGGCAGGCCGCCCGGCCCTTGGTTTGGTTGCCGCCGGGGGCGTTGCAGCCGGGGCAGTGGTTCTTTTCACGTTGGTAGGCCAGGCAGAGCAGGCAGTTCATCCCGCAGGCGGCGATGAAGAGTTCTTGGCGCATGGGTTATCTCGCTTGGTTCTGGTTCCGACCGCCCCCCTGCCCCCCTCCGTTGCGGAGGGGGAGGTTTGTAGCATCCCTCCCCACCCTTCGGCTCTGCTCAGGGCATGCATTGGGGAGAGCCTGCACTGAGTGGGACGGCTTGCCCTCCGGACGAAAGTGGAATGAGGGAGAGGTCGGTTACCGGGCCTTCTTTTTCTCCTTAATACTCTCCACCGCCTGCTGAACCTCGTCCAAACTTTCTATCGGCAGGGAGTTGATGACCTGGGCCAGCTTGAGCATCTTTTCCTCTTCGCGTTTGAGGGGGTATAACGGATGCTCGGGGTTGGCTTTGTTCTTGGCGTCCGGGGTCCATTCCAAAAGGTCGTTGGGGGTGCAGTTAAGCATGATGCAAAGCCGTTCCAGGTGGGGCAGGTCCAGCCGGATGAAGCGGGAGTGGGCGATCTTGGTGGCGTAGTTGGGGGAAAGGCCCTGCTCTATAAGGTAGGGGACGGGTTTGACGATGCCCCGGGCGGCGAAGATCTTGCTAAAATTGAAGGATAGCATGGTAACTGATCCTTGAAAACTGTTAATTGTTCATTGATTATTGTGAATTATGGCATGAAAAACGGTAAAAATCAATGAATAAATGGAATATTTCGCATGATATATGATATATCTACCTTGCTATATGGAATAACTCCCTTGCTTAATTATTCC
The bacterium DNA segment above includes these coding regions:
- a CDS encoding SemiSWEET transporter, whose translation is MLIKTIGFLAGLLTTVSFLPQVIKTYQTRRAEDFNLAFMLLFTLGLIFWLVYGIIIREWPIILANSVTLVLNFILLGMKMKYKKK
- a CDS encoding (Fe-S)-binding protein, whose amino-acid sequence is MPSTPSNKIKQAFAPGCGLMLYKPESAKRLHALLNQSLGPMDMLMVCCHHDPQLPVKTEVINICPGCDKRFRNDYANSTTVSLWEILAQSNTFPFPDYKGQRMSILDACPTRDQQRVHKAVRTLLKKMNIELAEPKHTGTKSTCCGDSFYGAIPVEQVKEQMAKRAGEMPAEDVAVYCISCIKSMHIGGKRPRYLIDLLFGQETAPGTFEPDQWHRKLDEFIEKH
- a CDS encoding DUF3795 domain-containing protein, which produces MRQELFIAACGMNCLLCLAYQREKNHCPGCNAPGGNQTKGRAACRIKLCPERLSGKRFCFSCAKFPCPRLKHLDKRYRTKYGMSMLEKLQAIEKAGIKAFLRTEKEKWACPKCVSLLCVHRPVCQNCGGKNKRYIGKKV
- a CDS encoding helix-turn-helix transcriptional regulator — encoded protein: MLSFNFSKIFAARGIVKPVPYLIEQGLSPNYATKIAHSRFIRLDLPHLERLCIMLNCTPNDLLEWTPDAKNKANPEHPLYPLKREEEKMLKLAQVINSLPIESLDEVQQAVESIKEKKKAR